One Paraburkholderia sp. IMGN_8 DNA window includes the following coding sequences:
- the tssG gene encoding type VI secretion system baseplate subunit TssG yields the protein MNPRAPQEVPLGDDLPNIEPLVASLLARAPLMSFMQLCRVLEVRAPARPGFGTRDTPEHEPVRFGSWPRVGFPAGEVATVEFGDASDDYGPHAPPTVRTTFMGLYGVDAAMPPHMIDDIVLREEGHEAVEAFLDRFNHRFVTVLYRAWKKYRYPESFRPGGTDAHSRNLLCLIGFGWGRKPERAGLPDSRMLALLGLLNMKTRTPEGLAGVIALAVPGVDVRVDEFFPAVTGAGQPRPLTSHPSARESGNNKQLGLGGGYVLGRRLAYRSRAVRVTLRPDNAQHAHDLLPGAWLHRELMAFVQLYVGVKADVHLRMEVSSRLAPVPTIGIAPAGPAPRLGWTTVLPADEERMITIPLGVREAFPVPPPNPYLSPQRA from the coding sequence ATGAACCCGCGCGCCCCGCAGGAAGTCCCCTTGGGGGACGATCTCCCCAACATCGAGCCGCTCGTCGCGTCCCTGCTTGCACGCGCCCCCCTGATGAGCTTCATGCAGCTGTGCCGTGTGCTCGAGGTGCGCGCGCCTGCCCGTCCGGGATTTGGCACGCGCGACACACCCGAGCACGAACCTGTGCGTTTTGGGTCGTGGCCGCGCGTCGGGTTTCCGGCGGGTGAAGTCGCCACGGTCGAATTCGGCGACGCATCGGACGATTACGGGCCGCATGCGCCACCGACCGTGCGTACGACGTTCATGGGCCTGTACGGTGTCGATGCGGCGATGCCGCCGCACATGATCGACGACATCGTTCTGCGTGAAGAAGGGCACGAAGCGGTCGAAGCCTTTCTCGACCGCTTCAATCACCGCTTCGTCACGGTGCTGTACCGCGCCTGGAAAAAATACCGTTACCCGGAAAGCTTCCGTCCTGGGGGCACCGATGCCCATTCGCGCAACCTCCTGTGCCTGATCGGATTTGGCTGGGGCAGGAAGCCTGAGCGTGCGGGGCTGCCCGACTCCCGAATGCTCGCGCTGCTGGGCCTGCTCAACATGAAGACCCGTACGCCCGAAGGTCTGGCGGGTGTCATCGCGCTAGCCGTGCCGGGCGTCGATGTGCGCGTCGACGAATTTTTCCCTGCAGTCACAGGTGCCGGGCAACCCCGGCCGCTCACTTCGCATCCATCGGCGCGGGAGTCAGGGAATAATAAACAGCTGGGCCTGGGCGGCGGCTATGTGCTAGGCCGGCGGCTTGCCTATCGCAGCCGGGCCGTGCGGGTCACGCTGCGTCCCGACAATGCGCAGCACGCGCACGACCTGCTGCCCGGAGCGTGGCTGCATCGCGAACTGATGGCCTTCGTCCAGCTGTATGTAGGCGTCAAGGCTGATGTCCATCTTCGCATGGAGGTTTCCTCGCGCCTGGCTCCGGTCCCGACGATCGGGATAGCCCCTGCGGGACCCGCACCGCGACTCGGGTGGACGACCGTGCTGCCCGCCGACGAGGAACGCATGATCACCATTCCACTGGGTGTGCGCGAAGCCTTCCCCGTACCGCCGCCCAATCCGTACCTGAGCCCGCAACGCGCATAA
- the tssH gene encoding type VI secretion system ATPase TssH, with amino-acid sequence MTVLNDRNPSFRDASQLLQRLNPHCVKALEAAANLCQTRLADEITVEHWLLKLIEAGDGDIPAIMNHYDLNIDAVWDALLRAVDHTPRNLRGRPSLSPQLAVVLQDAWFHASTHAEGSDAVIRSGNVLQSIVEAPHVLRATNAWQLLSVSPAQIERLLPRLGPRTCENQLEEPEAPLGQTAVPAGGGVVERAPEANTAPAARRNVDGDALTRFAIDITAKARDSKIDPVFGRDREIQQMVDVLARRRKNNPILVGEPGVGKTALVEGLALRVAEGTVPTVIRDVRILTLDLGLLQAGAGVKGEFEQRLKNVIDEVQASPDPVLLFIDEAHTLIGAGNAAGGADAANLLKPALARGELRTIAATTWSEYKEYFERDAALERRFQMIKVDEPDDDAACLMLRGLKERYAKYHNVHIRDEALVAAVKLSRRYIPARQLPDKAVDLIDTAAARVRMGLESPPAELQRAQAAVAALELERATTDADKRAGIDDAPARRDALDAALARARGEMEELQVRYELELRLVGALHEQRDTDPATRDGASFAAARQALASTQGKTPLIFADVDAQAIARVVAEWTGVPVGNLLEDELQGLLTLEDQLAMRVVAQDEALAALAESLRTAKAGLKNEHAPLGVFLLAGPSGVGKTETALALADLLFGGEAALTTINMSEYQESHTVSQLKGSPPGYVGYGRGGILTEAVRQRPYSVVLLDEVEKAHRDVLDIFYQVFDRGTMRDGEGREIDFSNCVILMTSNLGSAQIDEATADNRDIAQAALLEAIHPQLVAHFQPALLARFQTLVYRPLDASALAGIVRLKLAKVAGRLQRQHEVELTCDKSLIAAMAGLCLARESGARNVDAFLNQRLLPTVSRELLARMAHGTAPAKIALSSSPEGNLTIDFIDPDDRERDASVTYSHHTAIADAVNQGA; translated from the coding sequence ATGACCGTGCTCAACGACCGAAACCCCTCTTTTCGCGACGCCAGCCAGCTTCTGCAGCGCCTCAATCCACATTGCGTGAAAGCGCTCGAGGCCGCGGCCAACCTGTGCCAGACACGGCTCGCGGACGAGATTACGGTCGAGCACTGGCTGCTCAAGCTGATCGAGGCCGGGGACGGCGATATCCCGGCCATCATGAACCACTACGACCTGAACATCGACGCCGTGTGGGATGCACTGCTCAGGGCCGTCGACCACACGCCCCGCAACCTGCGCGGCCGCCCCAGCCTCTCTCCGCAACTGGCCGTTGTCCTCCAGGATGCCTGGTTTCATGCGTCGACCCACGCCGAAGGCAGCGATGCGGTCATCCGCTCCGGCAATGTCCTGCAGTCCATCGTTGAGGCGCCACATGTCCTTCGCGCGACCAATGCCTGGCAACTGCTGTCGGTGAGCCCTGCACAGATCGAACGCCTGCTGCCGCGCCTCGGACCGCGAACCTGCGAGAACCAGCTTGAGGAGCCGGAAGCACCTTTGGGACAGACCGCTGTCCCGGCGGGAGGCGGTGTCGTCGAACGCGCGCCGGAAGCCAATACAGCACCGGCAGCAAGGCGCAATGTGGATGGCGACGCGCTCACCCGCTTTGCGATTGACATCACGGCAAAGGCGCGCGACAGCAAGATCGACCCCGTGTTCGGGCGCGATCGTGAGATCCAGCAGATGGTCGATGTGCTCGCGCGGCGCCGGAAGAACAATCCCATCCTCGTCGGCGAGCCTGGTGTCGGCAAGACCGCGCTCGTCGAAGGCCTCGCGCTTCGCGTGGCCGAAGGCACCGTGCCGACGGTGATCCGCGACGTGCGCATCCTCACGCTCGATCTGGGCCTGCTGCAGGCAGGCGCGGGCGTGAAGGGCGAGTTCGAGCAGCGCCTGAAGAATGTGATCGACGAGGTCCAGGCGTCGCCCGATCCGGTCCTGCTGTTCATCGACGAGGCGCACACCCTGATCGGCGCGGGCAACGCGGCCGGCGGTGCCGACGCGGCCAACCTGCTCAAGCCGGCGTTGGCGCGCGGCGAGCTGCGCACGATTGCGGCGACCACCTGGTCGGAATACAAGGAGTACTTCGAGCGCGACGCTGCACTCGAGCGGCGCTTCCAGATGATCAAGGTCGACGAGCCCGATGATGATGCCGCCTGTCTGATGCTGCGGGGTCTCAAGGAACGCTACGCGAAGTATCACAACGTCCACATTCGCGACGAGGCACTGGTGGCCGCCGTCAAGCTCTCACGCCGCTACATCCCGGCGCGGCAGTTGCCGGACAAGGCCGTCGACCTGATCGACACCGCCGCCGCCCGCGTGCGCATGGGTCTCGAATCACCGCCGGCGGAACTGCAGCGCGCGCAGGCAGCCGTCGCTGCGCTCGAACTCGAACGCGCCACGACCGATGCGGATAAACGTGCGGGTATCGATGACGCACCAGCACGGCGCGACGCACTCGATGCAGCGCTCGCGCGTGCCAGGGGCGAGATGGAAGAACTGCAGGTGCGCTACGAGCTTGAACTGCGGCTCGTCGGAGCGCTGCATGAGCAGCGCGACACCGATCCAGCCACCCGCGATGGAGCATCGTTTGCCGCAGCACGGCAGGCGCTCGCCAGCACCCAGGGCAAGACGCCGCTGATCTTCGCCGACGTGGACGCCCAGGCGATCGCGCGCGTGGTGGCCGAATGGACCGGCGTGCCGGTCGGCAACCTCCTCGAAGACGAACTTCAGGGTCTGCTCACCTTGGAAGACCAGCTCGCGATGCGCGTCGTCGCGCAGGACGAAGCACTGGCCGCGCTCGCGGAAAGCCTGCGCACGGCGAAGGCCGGCCTGAAAAACGAGCACGCCCCGCTCGGCGTATTCCTGCTCGCAGGCCCTTCGGGCGTCGGCAAGACGGAGACCGCACTTGCGCTCGCCGATCTGCTCTTCGGAGGCGAGGCAGCACTCACGACGATCAACATGTCGGAGTACCAGGAATCGCACACGGTTTCGCAGCTCAAGGGTTCTCCGCCCGGCTACGTCGGCTACGGCCGCGGAGGCATCCTGACCGAGGCGGTACGCCAGCGTCCGTACAGCGTCGTGCTGCTCGACGAAGTGGAAAAAGCTCACCGCGACGTGCTCGACATCTTTTACCAGGTGTTCGACCGCGGCACGATGCGCGATGGCGAAGGACGTGAGATCGACTTTAGCAACTGCGTGATCCTGATGACGTCCAACCTCGGGAGTGCCCAGATTGACGAGGCCACGGCCGACAATCGGGATATCGCGCAGGCGGCACTCCTCGAGGCGATCCATCCGCAGCTCGTGGCGCACTTCCAGCCCGCCCTGCTCGCCCGCTTCCAGACGCTGGTGTACCGGCCCCTCGACGCGTCCGCACTCGCCGGGATCGTCCGTCTGAAGCTCGCGAAGGTCGCCGGCCGGCTGCAGAGGCAGCATGAGGTCGAACTGACGTGCGACAAATCGCTGATCGCCGCCATGGCCGGATTGTGCCTCGCGCGCGAATCCGGCGCGCGCAATGTAGACGCGTTCCTCAACCAGCGCCTTCTGCCCACGGTGTCGCGAGAGTTGCTCGCGCGCATGGCTCACGGTACAGCGCCCGCGAAGATCGCCCTGTCCAGTTCGCCCGAAGGCAATCTGACGATCGACTTCATCGACCCGGACGACAGGGAGCGCGACGCTTCGGTGACGTACTCCCACCATACAGCCATCGCCGACGCAGTCAACCAGGGAGCGTGA
- the tssE gene encoding type VI secretion system baseplate subunit TssE has protein sequence MPAGPSLYDMLLGQIDGEPLGNHDDRTLEILSVQANIRRILNTRAGALKHVPDYGLPDLTEVYRNLPASVHDLRNQMESTLLKFEPRLRAVEIEIDERPDPGLLVSFIMICHLRRAGLVRFGTHFEPPGRMHVRRLVNPDQTR, from the coding sequence ATGCCAGCGGGCCCTTCCCTTTACGACATGCTGCTCGGCCAGATCGACGGTGAGCCACTCGGAAATCACGACGACAGGACACTGGAAATCCTGAGCGTTCAGGCCAACATCCGGCGCATCCTCAACACGCGCGCGGGGGCACTCAAGCACGTTCCCGACTATGGACTACCGGACCTCACCGAGGTGTACCGGAATCTGCCTGCATCGGTTCATGATCTGCGCAACCAGATGGAGAGCACCCTGCTGAAATTCGAGCCGCGCCTGCGTGCGGTCGAAATCGAGATTGACGAGCGGCCGGATCCGGGTCTGCTGGTGAGTTTCATCATGATCTGCCACCTCCGGAGAGCCGGGCTGGTCCGTTTCGGAACGCATTTCGAACCGCCTGGCCGCATGCACGTCAGGCGTCTGGTGAACCCCGACCAGACCCGGTAG
- a CDS encoding zinc-dependent alcohol dehydrogenase family protein, with protein MRAMVFDGTAPILHDMQVPDPQPSAGQLLIDIHACGVCRTDLHVVDRELAHPKQPLIPGHEIVGTVAAMGEGVSGFQLGDRIGVPWTGRTCGHCRYCLGGRENLCDEPGFTGYTIDGGYAERTVADSRYCFHLPERYSDVEAAPLLCAGLIGYRTLSMAGDAQRIGIYGFGAAAHIVAQVARYQGRSVYAFTRHGDASAQQLALRLGARWAGGSDESAPDELDAALIFASAGALVPAALKAVAKGGTVVCGGIHMSDIPSFPYEFLWGERRICSVANLTRADGHAFMQLAGEIPLDIETSRYTLAHANRALSDLRDGRVTGAAVLCMR; from the coding sequence ATGCGTGCAATGGTGTTCGACGGAACCGCTCCAATACTGCATGACATGCAGGTGCCGGATCCGCAACCGTCGGCCGGTCAACTGCTGATCGACATCCATGCATGCGGGGTGTGCCGTACGGATCTGCATGTGGTCGACCGCGAGCTGGCGCATCCGAAGCAGCCCCTCATTCCGGGGCACGAAATCGTGGGAACCGTTGCCGCAATGGGCGAGGGCGTGTCCGGATTCCAGCTCGGCGATCGCATCGGCGTACCGTGGACAGGCCGCACCTGCGGCCACTGCCGCTATTGCCTCGGCGGCCGCGAGAACCTGTGCGACGAACCGGGCTTTACGGGCTACACGATCGACGGCGGCTACGCGGAACGTACCGTCGCCGACAGCCGCTACTGCTTTCATTTACCCGAGCGCTATTCCGACGTCGAGGCGGCGCCGCTACTGTGCGCCGGGCTCATCGGCTATCGCACGCTCAGCATGGCGGGCGACGCGCAACGGATCGGTATTTACGGATTCGGCGCGGCCGCGCATATTGTGGCGCAAGTGGCGCGCTACCAAGGGCGTTCGGTCTACGCATTCACGCGCCACGGCGATGCGAGCGCCCAGCAGCTTGCGCTACGCCTCGGCGCCCGCTGGGCCGGCGGCAGCGACGAGAGCGCACCTGACGAACTCGATGCCGCATTGATCTTCGCATCCGCCGGCGCGCTCGTGCCTGCGGCGCTGAAGGCAGTGGCCAAGGGCGGCACCGTCGTATGCGGGGGGATCCACATGAGCGATATCCCGTCGTTTCCGTATGAATTTTTGTGGGGTGAACGGCGCATCTGCTCGGTGGCCAACCTCACGCGCGCCGACGGGCATGCTTTCATGCAACTCGCCGGTGAGATTCCGCTCGACATCGAAACCAGCCGCTACACGCTTGCCCACGCGAACCGCGCGCTGAGCGACCTGCGTGACGGAAGAGTCACGGGCGCGGCCGTGCTGTGCATGCGGTGA
- a CDS encoding non-heme iron oxygenase ferredoxin subunit — translation MSDWVEVAAIEDLPPGTHRTVDVDGAQVAVFNLDGVWYAIEDVCTHDGGILTGGEVNGDVVVCPRHGASFCIRTGKVLGPPAYEDVATFPVRVEGGLIQVRDARWD, via the coding sequence ATGTCGGACTGGGTGGAGGTCGCCGCCATCGAGGATCTGCCGCCCGGTACGCACCGCACGGTCGACGTGGACGGCGCACAGGTAGCCGTGTTCAATCTCGACGGCGTCTGGTATGCGATTGAAGACGTTTGCACGCACGACGGCGGCATCCTCACGGGCGGCGAGGTGAATGGCGACGTGGTCGTCTGCCCGCGTCATGGGGCCAGCTTTTGCATCAGGACGGGGAAGGTCCTGGGGCCGCCGGCCTACGAGGACGTCGCGACGTTTCCGGTTCGCGTCGAGGGTGGGCTCATTCAGGTGCGGGACGCGCGGTGGGATTGA
- a CDS encoding SUF system Fe-S cluster assembly protein has protein sequence MNTFDWLKRVEAAQPGSGATTERMEERVIEALRTVYDPEIPVNIFDLGLVYGLDVDADAGRVDIRMTLTAPGCPVAQTFPATVEEAVLDVSGVNEAHVELVWDPPWSRDRMSDAARLQLGML, from the coding sequence ATGAACACATTCGACTGGCTGAAGCGCGTCGAGGCCGCACAACCTGGCAGTGGCGCAACGACAGAACGCATGGAAGAACGCGTGATCGAGGCGTTGCGCACGGTGTACGACCCTGAGATTCCGGTCAACATCTTCGACCTGGGCCTGGTCTACGGGCTCGATGTCGACGCGGACGCGGGGCGCGTCGACATCCGCATGACGCTCACCGCGCCCGGCTGCCCGGTCGCGCAGACTTTCCCGGCGACGGTGGAGGAGGCGGTGCTCGATGTGAGCGGCGTGAACGAGGCGCATGTCGAACTGGTGTGGGATCCGCCTTGGTCGCGCGACAGGATGTCCGATGCTGCGCGCCTGCAACTGGGGATGCTCTGA
- the sufU gene encoding Fe-S cluster assembly sulfur transfer protein SufU codes for MNDLSELYQEVIFDHYRRPRNHGMLAGANRKAEGYNPLCGDKVTLYLKIEDGIVKDVSFEGSGCAIATASASLMTDALKGKTEAEAQALFGRFHEMVTASGLVPVGAPDLGKLAALSGVREFPARVKCATLAWHTLHAALQGEDRPVSTE; via the coding sequence ATGAACGATCTGAGCGAACTCTACCAGGAGGTCATCTTCGATCACTACCGGCGGCCGCGCAATCACGGCATGCTGGCCGGCGCGAACCGCAAGGCGGAGGGCTACAACCCGTTATGCGGCGACAAGGTGACGCTGTATCTGAAGATCGAGGACGGTATCGTCAAGGACGTGAGCTTCGAGGGCTCGGGATGTGCGATTGCCACCGCATCGGCATCGCTGATGACCGACGCGCTGAAAGGCAAAACGGAAGCTGAGGCGCAAGCGCTGTTCGGGCGCTTTCACGAGATGGTGACGGCATCCGGTCTGGTACCGGTGGGGGCGCCGGATCTGGGCAAGCTCGCGGCGCTGTCCGGCGTGCGTGAGTTTCCCGCGCGGGTGAAATGCGCGACGCTGGCGTGGCATACGCTGCATGCCGCGCTGCAAGGCGAGGATCGCCCCGTGTCGACAGAGTGA
- a CDS encoding cysteine desulfurase has protein sequence MKPIESMPTPDPRNVAHWRADFPILGERVHGRPLVYLDNGATTQKPAEVIYAENAFYRHGNANVHRGVHLLSVRATDAFEAARAKIARFINAERPEEIVFVRGATEAINLVAQSYARPRLESGDEILISAMEHHSNIVPWQIVCEQTGAVLKVVPIDDAGALVVDAYESLLSNRTRLVAITHLANALGSINPVEHIVAAAHAKGVPVLLDGAQAISHLPVDVRALDCDFYAFSGHKVYGPTGIGVLYARAALLEAMPPWQGGGDMIRSVTFEKTEYNAIPWKFEAGTPNIAGAIALGAALDYLDGIGMEVIAAHEASVLAYATHALQAIPGLRLIGTARDKASILSFVLDGVHAHDVGTILDRHGVAVRAGHHCAMPVMQRFGVPATVRASLGLYNTRDDIDALIEGLDHVGEVFGR, from the coding sequence ATGAAGCCGATTGAATCCATGCCGACGCCGGATCCCCGCAACGTCGCGCACTGGCGAGCTGATTTCCCGATTCTGGGCGAACGCGTGCATGGCCGGCCGCTGGTCTATCTCGACAACGGCGCCACGACGCAAAAGCCCGCGGAGGTTATCTACGCGGAAAACGCCTTTTACCGTCATGGCAACGCCAACGTGCACCGCGGCGTGCATCTGCTGTCGGTGCGCGCGACCGATGCATTTGAGGCGGCACGGGCGAAAATTGCACGTTTCATCAATGCAGAGCGCCCGGAGGAGATCGTGTTCGTGCGCGGCGCGACCGAGGCGATCAATCTGGTGGCCCAGAGCTACGCGCGACCGCGGCTCGAGTCCGGCGACGAAATCCTGATCAGCGCGATGGAGCACCATTCGAACATCGTGCCGTGGCAGATCGTCTGCGAGCAGACTGGCGCGGTGCTGAAAGTCGTGCCGATCGACGATGCGGGCGCGCTCGTTGTCGACGCGTACGAAAGCCTGCTGAGTAACCGTACGCGGCTGGTCGCGATCACACATCTGGCCAATGCGCTCGGCAGCATCAATCCGGTCGAGCACATCGTTGCCGCGGCGCACGCGAAGGGCGTGCCGGTGTTGCTGGACGGCGCACAGGCGATTTCGCATCTGCCCGTCGACGTGCGCGCGCTCGACTGCGATTTTTACGCGTTTTCCGGGCACAAGGTGTACGGGCCGACGGGAATCGGCGTGCTGTACGCCAGGGCCGCGCTGCTCGAGGCGATGCCGCCATGGCAGGGCGGCGGCGACATGATCCGCTCGGTGACGTTCGAGAAGACGGAATACAACGCGATTCCGTGGAAGTTCGAGGCGGGCACGCCGAACATTGCCGGCGCGATTGCACTCGGCGCGGCGCTCGATTATCTCGACGGGATCGGCATGGAAGTCATCGCCGCGCACGAGGCCAGCGTGCTCGCTTATGCGACGCACGCACTGCAGGCTATTCCGGGCCTGCGCCTCATTGGCACCGCGCGCGATAAAGCGAGCATCCTGTCGTTCGTGCTCGACGGCGTGCATGCGCACGATGTCGGCACGATTCTCGATCGTCACGGCGTCGCCGTGCGTGCGGGCCACCACTGCGCGATGCCGGTGATGCAGCGCTTCGGCGTACCGGCGACCGTGCGTGCGTCGTTAGGCCTTTACAACACGCGCGACGATATCGACGCGTTGATCGAAGGGCTCGACCATGTCGGGGAGGTATTCGGACGATGA
- the sufD gene encoding Fe-S cluster assembly protein SufD: MKDKSSDPFHHAFRHVAGTLPGAELPWLRAARRSAFEQFDVLGLPTTRQEDWKYTDVSAIGRHDWHFAPQRTGSTGHIDDSEMRRIVDELVLDPAGHRLVFVNGHYVPRRSKLNGLPHGVFVGSLARALREMPQRLEAAMTAKTYADGFAALNTAFLADGFAVVLPPGEVIDQPLDMLFLSDEPGLAVQPFNVVLAGARSGCTIVEHFVGLGDDAYWTNAVTRIVEDEQADVQHYRLQQEGPKAFHIASVVVAQQRASCFASHAFAFGGALSRTGIGTSLNAANAQTTLNGLYFVGGRQHVDHHTRIDHADVHGTSREYYRGVLDGAAHGVFNGRVVVHPDAQQTDAHQANHNLLLSRDAEIDTKPQLEIYADDVKCTHGATVGQLDEDQLFYLRARGVEERMARALLTYAFARDVVERVRIDSLRGRLENVLLARTPEGARIRELL, from the coding sequence ATGAAAGACAAGTCGAGTGACCCTTTCCACCACGCGTTCAGACACGTCGCCGGAACCTTGCCCGGCGCGGAGTTGCCGTGGCTGCGTGCCGCGCGCCGCAGCGCCTTCGAGCAGTTCGACGTGCTCGGCTTGCCGACCACACGTCAGGAGGACTGGAAATACACGGACGTGTCGGCGATCGGCCGGCATGACTGGCATTTCGCGCCACAGCGTACCGGCAGCACCGGCCATATCGACGACAGCGAGATGCGTCGTATCGTCGATGAACTCGTGCTGGACCCGGCGGGCCATCGGCTGGTATTCGTGAATGGCCACTACGTGCCGCGGCGGTCGAAACTGAATGGCTTGCCGCATGGCGTATTTGTGGGCTCGCTCGCGCGGGCGTTGCGAGAAATGCCGCAACGGCTTGAAGCGGCAATGACGGCAAAAACCTATGCCGACGGTTTCGCAGCGTTGAACACTGCGTTTCTGGCCGATGGCTTTGCCGTCGTGCTGCCGCCTGGCGAAGTTATCGATCAGCCATTGGACATGCTGTTCCTGAGCGACGAACCCGGTCTGGCCGTGCAGCCTTTCAATGTCGTGCTGGCGGGTGCACGCTCGGGCTGCACGATTGTCGAGCACTTCGTCGGATTAGGCGACGATGCGTATTGGACCAATGCGGTCACTCGCATCGTTGAGGACGAACAGGCGGATGTGCAGCACTACCGGTTGCAGCAGGAAGGCCCCAAGGCTTTTCATATCGCGTCGGTCGTCGTCGCCCAGCAACGCGCCAGCTGTTTCGCATCGCATGCGTTCGCGTTCGGCGGCGCGCTGTCGCGCACGGGCATCGGTACTAGTCTGAACGCCGCCAACGCGCAAACCACGCTGAACGGTCTCTATTTCGTCGGCGGCCGGCAGCACGTCGATCACCACACGCGCATCGACCACGCCGACGTGCACGGTACGAGCCGCGAGTACTACCGCGGCGTGCTCGACGGCGCCGCGCACGGTGTGTTCAACGGGCGCGTCGTCGTGCATCCCGATGCGCAGCAAACCGACGCCCATCAGGCGAATCACAACCTGCTGCTGTCGCGCGACGCTGAAATCGACACGAAGCCACAGCTCGAGATCTACGCCGACGACGTGAAATGCACGCACGGCGCGACAGTCGGTCAGCTGGACGAAGATCAGTTGTTCTATCTGCGTGCGCGCGGCGTCGAGGAACGCATGGCGCGGGCGCTGCTGACCTATGCATTTGCGCGTGACGTTGTCGAACGTGTGCGCATCGATTCGCTGCGCGGCCGCCTCGAAAACGTGCTGCTCGCGCGCACCCCGGAAGGGGCGCGCATCAGGGAGTTGCTATGA
- the sufC gene encoding Fe-S cluster assembly ATPase SufC gives MLEISNLQVEVDGKRILHGIDLSVKAGEVHAIMGPNGSGKSTLAQVLAGREDFVVTGGTVSYLGHDLLALAPEERAHEGLFLAFQYPVEIPGVSNIYLLKAALNAQRRHRGEPELDAMEFLQLVKTRMTLMQMDETLLYRAVNEGFSGGEKKRNEILQMVVLEPRLAILDETDSGLDIDALQIVARGVNSMRAPGRAIVLVTHYQRLLDYVVPDRVHVLANGRIVKSGARELAVELERTGYGWIENEPMHPAAGANAGL, from the coding sequence ATGCTTGAAATCAGCAACCTGCAGGTCGAAGTCGACGGCAAGCGGATTCTGCACGGCATCGATCTGAGCGTGAAGGCCGGCGAGGTGCACGCGATCATGGGGCCGAACGGCTCCGGCAAGAGCACGCTCGCTCAGGTGCTGGCGGGGCGCGAGGACTTTGTCGTCACGGGCGGCACGGTCTCGTACCTTGGGCACGATCTGCTGGCGCTCGCTCCCGAAGAACGCGCGCACGAGGGACTCTTTCTCGCGTTCCAGTATCCCGTCGAGATACCCGGTGTGAGCAACATTTATCTGCTGAAGGCCGCGTTGAACGCGCAGCGCCGGCATCGTGGCGAGCCCGAACTCGACGCAATGGAGTTTCTGCAACTGGTCAAGACCCGAATGACGCTGATGCAGATGGACGAGACGCTGTTGTATCGCGCGGTCAACGAAGGATTCTCCGGCGGAGAGAAAAAGCGCAACGAGATATTGCAGATGGTGGTGCTGGAACCCCGGCTCGCGATTCTCGACGAAACGGATTCCGGACTCGATATCGACGCCTTGCAGATCGTCGCGCGCGGCGTCAACAGCATGCGCGCGCCCGGACGGGCGATCGTACTGGTCACGCACTATCAACGGCTGCTGGATTACGTCGTGCCGGACCGCGTGCATGTGCTGGCGAACGGCCGCATCGTGAAGTCGGGGGCGCGTGAACTGGCCGTCGAGTTGGAGCGTACGGGCTATGGCTGGATCGAGAATGAGCCAATGCATCCAGCCGCTGGAGCAAATGCGGGGCTTTGA